The Anaerobacillus alkaliphilus genome has a segment encoding these proteins:
- a CDS encoding S-layer homology domain-containing protein, with product MRFSHRGLKRLAIIGLCTMLTFSSMATVGATTILGEKRSEAGFHVSPGVFYTNQKFSTETSNQNVNVLDVNINDPFTRLNLNVTSPITRLSTTGVQALLNNRVDHQVVGAVNASFNETGTGFSLPANLIALNNQILHFGILSPDANGPNFQRNAFGIAKDGKPLIDNYEPNLRMIHNGNSLRIHSINTQRFSNELVLFTPTNRTKTVGQQTSQWSTEIVVTNASKNMNQLSFGDRVTGTVSQVARLGEHVNSEIPANGFVLSGNGGALAGSLANVKVGDQISIDIGIDPKWQDARYMIGTGPILVRDGKVNINMSLTSSFARDPHPRTAVAYSKDRDKVFLVTIDGRQSGFSNGVSLQRLAEYLISLGADYAINLDGGGSTTMVVRNPGYGFPALVNSPSDGNQRGVSSTLQVVDTRAPKKVTEQAIIVDPMTRAADWKIETARATASIAMNTGSAPARNGEPAVRLNYDLTGPSGTAAAYLVRNRPILFDDRPLQVGAWVFGDGRGHWLRGTIFDGQGKQHNIDFTTQAGVTWTGWRYVRANVPNDLPLPISLERMYVVQTADQKKSKGTLYIDQIQAIYQSNYQVDRFTDMKTGHWALSAISMLNDRNVITGMFDGSFRPNQSITREQAAIMLVRELGIKLDNRPDPGFADVTKSTPNYNVIAAVADEGLFTGKTGNRFEPRETLTRAEMAVILQRAYKLNGVSDVTFKDVASKHWANGAIQALAANDVTKGFPDGTFKPSSDTTRAEFSVFLSRLIK from the coding sequence TTGAGGTTCAGTCATAGAGGTTTAAAGAGATTGGCAATTATTGGTTTATGTACGATGTTAACGTTCTCTTCAATGGCTACAGTAGGAGCTACAACCATTTTAGGAGAGAAGAGATCTGAAGCTGGTTTTCATGTGTCACCTGGAGTTTTTTATACAAATCAAAAGTTCTCTACTGAGACATCAAACCAGAATGTAAATGTACTAGATGTAAATATCAATGATCCGTTTACGAGACTTAATTTAAATGTAACGTCACCAATTACAAGATTATCCACAACTGGTGTACAAGCTCTATTAAACAACCGAGTTGATCATCAAGTAGTCGGAGCAGTTAATGCATCCTTTAATGAAACAGGAACAGGTTTTTCATTACCTGCTAACTTAATTGCGTTGAATAATCAGATTTTACATTTTGGTATTTTATCGCCAGATGCTAACGGCCCAAATTTTCAAAGAAATGCCTTTGGAATAGCTAAAGACGGCAAGCCGTTGATTGACAACTATGAGCCAAACCTAAGAATGATACATAATGGAAATAGTCTTCGAATTCATTCCATTAATACACAAAGATTTAGTAATGAGCTTGTGCTTTTTACACCAACAAATCGAACAAAGACTGTCGGACAACAAACTAGTCAGTGGTCCACAGAAATTGTTGTTACGAATGCTTCAAAAAATATGAATCAACTTTCATTTGGAGACCGAGTGACTGGAACAGTTTCGCAGGTTGCTAGATTAGGAGAGCATGTCAATTCTGAGATCCCTGCTAACGGCTTTGTCCTTTCTGGAAATGGTGGAGCATTAGCAGGTTCATTAGCTAACGTCAAAGTTGGGGACCAAATTTCCATTGATATTGGCATTGATCCAAAATGGCAGGATGCAAGGTACATGATTGGGACAGGCCCAATTTTAGTTAGAGATGGAAAAGTAAATATAAATATGAGTCTTACAAGTTCGTTTGCAAGAGACCCACATCCGCGTACGGCAGTCGCCTACTCAAAGGATCGTGATAAAGTTTTTCTAGTAACAATTGACGGGCGTCAAAGTGGTTTTAGTAACGGAGTATCGCTACAACGACTTGCAGAATACCTCATTTCGTTAGGAGCAGATTATGCGATTAATCTAGACGGGGGCGGTTCAACCACAATGGTTGTTCGAAATCCAGGCTATGGTTTCCCTGCGCTCGTAAATAGTCCTTCTGATGGCAATCAAAGAGGTGTTTCATCAACTTTACAGGTAGTCGATACGAGAGCGCCGAAGAAAGTGACTGAACAAGCGATCATTGTTGATCCAATGACACGTGCTGCTGATTGGAAAATTGAGACAGCGCGAGCTACGGCATCGATTGCTATGAACACAGGGTCTGCACCAGCTCGTAATGGTGAACCCGCAGTAAGGTTGAACTATGACTTAACTGGTCCATCAGGAACAGCTGCAGCATATTTAGTCCGTAACCGTCCTATCCTTTTTGATGATCGTCCATTACAAGTAGGAGCTTGGGTATTTGGCGATGGTCGAGGTCATTGGCTTCGAGGAACGATTTTTGATGGACAAGGAAAGCAGCACAACATTGATTTTACAACACAAGCAGGAGTGACTTGGACGGGCTGGCGTTATGTAAGAGCGAATGTACCTAATGATCTACCTTTACCGATTTCACTAGAGAGAATGTATGTGGTGCAAACAGCTGACCAAAAGAAGAGTAAAGGAACACTTTACATTGATCAAATTCAGGCAATCTACCAAAGTAATTATCAAGTAGATCGATTTACGGATATGAAAACTGGTCACTGGGCACTTAGTGCGATTAGCATGTTAAATGATCGAAATGTTATTACTGGGATGTTTGATGGTTCGTTTCGACCAAATCAATCGATAACGAGAGAGCAAGCAGCAATTATGCTCGTTCGCGAGTTAGGCATAAAGCTTGATAATCGACCAGATCCGGGCTTTGCGGATGTAACTAAGTCGACACCTAATTACAATGTCATTGCTGCAGTAGCAGACGAAGGGTTGTTTACAGGGAAAACAGGTAATCGCTTTGAGCCTCGTGAGACATTAACTCGTGCGGAAATGGCCGTTATTTTACAGAGGGCTTATAAGTTAAATGGCGTTAGTGATGTGACATTTAAGGATGTTGCCAGCAAGCATTGGGCTAATGGAGCTATTCAAGCCCTTGCTGCAAATGATGTAACGAAAGGCTTCCCTGATGGCACGTTCAAACCGAGCAGCGATACAACAAGAGCTGAGTTTTCAGTGTTTTTATCAAGGTTAATAAAATAG
- a CDS encoding S-layer homology domain-containing protein, whose product MRKPFIIVLTLLMLFALIPAPSVAADDLKGHNLETEMRAVVELGIMKGYREGVFAPNDPITRGQFATFVARALKLPSPPPTQENFDDVTRGVGLADGIYRSAAAGIVSGYPGNVFKPDQRITREQMAVMIDRALAYKSIKRTAVYLPFIDVEQIAPSFREAVSHNVYFGIIKGNPVGQGQLRFAPKEDATRAHAAAFIYRMLYVINSGGEQVVNYQIATISNGQLSVAPIQYLSYADALANLIDPNSQVIVLGQQVIKMNNGIVVAAPPPGIATLQIYEETMKTNLTYVSPGTELRYLGSDDKKVKVQIADSNTVGFVKQNEVLLIPTPIIKQQSYYDVVNGEIRHVIYDHLKRTTGAYIYGPAPKQMSHGETYRSWNGIDFVGINNNKTVTYTQYFNYLPLQTVSNYTAEELNAYVAHFRPDSPLKDLGHVFIQAQELYGVNALYLFSKAIHESDWATSKIAREKNNLFGLNATDSDPEGNADTFVSMEACILHAARFLSTTYFSIGNWRYNGAVLGNKSKGLNVRYASDPYWGQKIAGHMNRVDKFHNRKDYNKYVIGIVTSDNVNVRTQPVVSPSTVQFTHLKAGRYVAILEETVQPDGLWYKIISDHATSKEGFINSNFVQKLTFE is encoded by the coding sequence GTGAGGAAACCGTTTATCATAGTATTAACGCTACTCATGCTTTTCGCGTTAATACCAGCACCTAGTGTTGCCGCAGATGACTTAAAAGGCCATAATTTAGAAACAGAAATGAGAGCGGTAGTTGAACTTGGCATTATGAAAGGCTACCGTGAAGGCGTATTTGCACCGAATGATCCGATCACGAGAGGTCAATTTGCTACATTTGTAGCGAGGGCCTTAAAGTTACCAAGCCCACCTCCAACACAAGAGAACTTTGATGATGTTACTAGAGGTGTTGGACTTGCTGATGGAATTTACCGCTCAGCAGCAGCTGGTATTGTTAGTGGTTATCCAGGAAACGTATTTAAACCAGATCAAAGAATTACACGCGAACAAATGGCTGTTATGATTGATAGAGCACTAGCTTATAAGTCTATCAAACGTACAGCAGTATATTTACCATTTATAGATGTAGAGCAAATTGCACCATCATTTAGAGAAGCCGTTTCACATAATGTGTATTTTGGAATTATTAAAGGGAACCCCGTAGGGCAAGGCCAACTCCGTTTTGCCCCAAAAGAAGATGCAACAAGGGCACATGCTGCAGCATTCATTTACAGAATGTTGTACGTAATTAATAGCGGTGGCGAACAAGTAGTAAATTATCAAATTGCTACGATTAGTAATGGGCAGCTCTCTGTTGCACCAATTCAATACTTAAGCTATGCAGATGCATTAGCCAACCTAATTGATCCTAATTCACAGGTGATCGTTCTTGGTCAACAAGTTATCAAAATGAATAATGGGATCGTCGTAGCAGCGCCACCACCTGGGATTGCGACGTTGCAAATTTACGAAGAGACAATGAAAACTAACTTAACGTATGTTTCTCCTGGAACAGAGTTACGTTACCTTGGCTCTGATGATAAAAAGGTCAAAGTACAAATTGCCGATTCGAATACAGTTGGCTTTGTGAAGCAAAATGAAGTTTTACTAATTCCAACGCCAATTATTAAGCAACAGTCCTACTATGATGTGGTTAATGGCGAAATCCGCCATGTCATTTATGACCATCTCAAGAGAACAACTGGAGCATACATTTACGGACCAGCACCTAAACAAATGAGCCATGGAGAAACATACCGCAGCTGGAATGGTATCGATTTTGTAGGGATTAATAACAATAAAACGGTTACGTATACTCAATACTTTAATTACCTACCGTTACAAACGGTGTCAAACTATACAGCAGAAGAGCTAAATGCATATGTGGCTCATTTCCGACCTGACAGTCCACTTAAAGATCTTGGTCATGTGTTTATTCAGGCACAAGAGCTTTATGGAGTAAATGCGCTATACTTATTCTCGAAAGCAATTCATGAGAGTGACTGGGCGACAAGTAAGATTGCTCGCGAAAAGAATAACCTGTTTGGCTTAAATGCCACAGACAGTGACCCAGAAGGAAATGCAGATACATTCGTTTCTATGGAAGCTTGTATTTTGCATGCAGCAAGATTTTTATCAACAACTTACTTTTCAATTGGGAACTGGCGTTATAACGGTGCTGTGCTTGGAAATAAGAGCAAAGGCCTAAACGTTCGTTATGCATCAGATCCATATTGGGGACAAAAAATTGCCGGTCATATGAACCGAGTTGATAAGTTCCACAATCGTAAGGATTACAACAAGTATGTGATTGGAATTGTAACTTCGGATAATGTTAACGTAAGAACACAACCGGTGGTTAGCCCATCAACTGTTCAGTTTACACATCTGAAAGCCGGACGTTACGTGGCGATCTTGGAAGAGACAGTTCAACCAGATGGATTATGGTACAAGATCATCTCTGACCATGCTACATCGAAGGAAGGCTTTATTAATAGTAACTTTGTTCAGAAGCTTACGTTTGAGTAA